CTGAACGAGTCGAGGCCGGCCACGCAGTGCATCAGCGTCGACTTGCCGGAGCCCGAGGGGCCCATGATCGCGGTGAACTCGCCCTGCCGGAAGTCCACGGTGACCCGGTCCAGGGCGACCACCTGGGTCTCGCCCTGTCCGTAGACCTTGCTCAGATCCATGGCGTGGGCGGCCACCGCGGTGGCGCGGGGCACGGTGGGGGTGGTGGTCACGTGGGACTCCTGTCGGGAGGTCGGGACGAGCGGTTCGGAACCCCTCCATCGTCTCGGCCACACGTTCGCCGGTCGTCCGTCCACATGCCCGTTCCCGGGGCAGTCTCGAGTCGGACCGGCGGTGCCGTCCCTCCTCCTGAGGTATGACGGCCACCCTGAGCCTCGCCGACGGGCCGGTACCCCGTGGGGGAACGGGACACGGGGCGACGAGTTTTCGTCATTCCCTCGTGTACACCTTTGCGCCTGCGAGCCCCGTCACAGTTTGCCGAAACCGGCCCCACCTGCACTGACGCACCCTCAGACGTCAATAAAATAAGACAACATCGGGCCGGCGTTCCGCTGAACGAGGGATGCGTCCGGATAGGCTCATGTGCTGACGCGGAGCCGCGCGCAATGCCCGGATGGTGGAACGCAGACACGGCGAGCTTAAACCTCGCTGGCCTTCGGGCCGTACCGGTTCGAGTCCGGTTCCGGGCACTTTCTCCCCCGAGGATCCTCGGGGTCCTCTTCCATGATCGGAAAAGATCCTCCCCGAGCACTAGGGAGATTCTTTTGCTTCCGCATTACTCTTGACGCAAGGCCGCGCCGTGCGGCCATGGAGGAGTGAGATGAGGAGCAGCAACCCGGTCTTCTCGCGACGGGGGTTCAGCCGCGACAACGGCTCCGCGGGCTTCAACGCGCAGCAGCAGGCCGGGGGCCCCGCCGTAGGAACCAACCCGTACGCGCAGGGAACGGCCGACCCGTACGCCCAGGGCGCCGGCAACCCGTACGCCACCAACCCCTACGCCCCGCAGAGCACGCAGTACGGCGCCCCCGCGCCGGCCCGCACGGGCGGCATGACGATGGACGACGTCGTCACGCGCACCGCCATGACGCTCGGCACCGTGGTCATCGGCGCCGTCCTCGCGTGGACGCTGCTGCCCGTCTCGCCGACCAGCTACGGTCTGGCGATCGGCGCCGCGCTGGTGGCCTTCGTGCTGGCGATCGTGCAGTCCTTCAAGCGCACGCCGTCGCCCGCGCTGATCATCGGCTACGCCGCGTTCGAGGGCGTCTTCCTCGGCGTCATCAGCGAGATGTTCAACGCGCAGTGGTCCGGCGCCCCGTTCCAGGCGGTGCTCGGCACCATGGCCGTCTCCGGCGCCACGCTGTTCATGTACAAGCAGCGCTGGATCCGGGTCACCGCCCGCTACGCGCGCATCGGCATGACCATCGCGATCGCCTTCGTGGTCGTCATGGCGGTCAACCTGCTGCTCAGCGTCTTCGGTGCGGTCGACGACGGCGGCCTGCGGAGCTTCGGCCCGCTCGGCGCGGTCGTCGGCATCCTGGCGATCCTGATCGGCTGCTTCTTCCTGACGCTGGACTTCAAGCAGATCGAGGACGGCGTCGCCTACGGCGCGCCCCGCGAGGAGTCCTGGCTGGCCGCGTTCGGCCTGACCATGTCTCTGGTCTGGATCTACCTGGAGATGCTGCGCCTGGTCGCGATCTTCTCCGGCGACGACTAATCCCCCGGGAAGCCGCCACAGCTGTGAGCGAAGGGCCCGTCCGGCGCATGCCGGGCGGGCCCTTCGGCTTCACGGGGTGGGTTGCGCACCGCCTCAGAGCAGCCGGCGGGCGGCTCGACGGAGGTCGTACTCGTGGATGATCGCCTTCGCATGCCCGTACGCGAGGTCGTGCTCGCCCCGGAGCCAGCTGACCTTCTCCTCGAAGCGGACGAGCGAGGGGCCTTCCTCGACGGTGCGCAGCCAGTCGGCCACTTCACGACCGGTGCAATGAGGGATGCGGGCGAGCAGGTTGCGATGGGTCTCTTCGGAGAAGACGTGGGACATCGGCGCCTCCGGACGCGTGTTGCCGTGTGCTCCTTCACGTCACCGTGCCTGAGCGTTCGCCCGTTGGCAACAGTCCCCGGAGGGCGCGTAGGGTCGCGCCGTGCTTGATACGAGTGAACTGACGGCCGCCGTGGAGCGGTTCGCGGACCGGCTGCGGGCCGCACCGCAGAGCCGGCTCCAACGGGGAGCGGCCGCCGAGGGACTGGCGCTGGCCAGGGAGTTGTCCGCGCGGGCGCAGCGCGTCGAGGAGCCCGGGAGCGAGCCGCGCGTCATGCCGGACGCCGGTGTGTTCTCGGTGGCGGACCAGCTCGTCGTCGCCGGGAACGATCTGGCGGAGATTCTGCGAACGGCCCCGTCCGGTGTCCCCGAAGGGGAGTTGGACGAGG
This sequence is a window from Streptomyces sp. HUAS YS2. Protein-coding genes within it:
- a CDS encoding Bax inhibitor-1/YccA family protein, with amino-acid sequence MRSSNPVFSRRGFSRDNGSAGFNAQQQAGGPAVGTNPYAQGTADPYAQGAGNPYATNPYAPQSTQYGAPAPARTGGMTMDDVVTRTAMTLGTVVIGAVLAWTLLPVSPTSYGLAIGAALVAFVLAIVQSFKRTPSPALIIGYAAFEGVFLGVISEMFNAQWSGAPFQAVLGTMAVSGATLFMYKQRWIRVTARYARIGMTIAIAFVVVMAVNLLLSVFGAVDDGGLRSFGPLGAVVGILAILIGCFFLTLDFKQIEDGVAYGAPREESWLAAFGLTMSLVWIYLEMLRLVAIFSGDD
- a CDS encoding DUF4287 domain-containing protein yields the protein MSHVFSEETHRNLLARIPHCTGREVADWLRTVEEGPSLVRFEEKVSWLRGEHDLAYGHAKAIIHEYDLRRAARRLL